From Mumia sp. ZJ1417:
GGGCCGCAGCGTCCAGCCACAGCTGCGTCCGGTGGGGGCGACCCCAGCGTCCGGTCGCCGAGACGGTGACGCGGCGACGCCGCAGGTGGCCGTGGCCACCGCCCATGCCCGTCCAGCTGCTCTCGCTGACCTCCAGCCGGCCCTGCGGACGCGGCCACGCCCCCGGCCCCGTCGCGAGCACGACGAGGGTGGTCTGGTGCTGACGGAGCCTGGCCGCGACCCGCTGCGCCTCGCCATCCCGTACGGCCGTGGGCGGGCGCAGGAGGATCGCGTCGGTCACGTCGACCAGCGCCCCGACGACGTGGGGCCAGTGCTCACCGGGGGTCGGGACGAGGATCGTCCGCTCCAGCGCCACCCCGAGCGCGGCGGCCGCCTCGGCTCCCAGCTCAGGGACACCGACGACCGCGCACCACGCCCCGGCGGTCGAGGGCCCCGCCAGGAGCGCGGTGGAGAGGCTGAGCGACGCGCTCACCTCGTACGTCGCCCCGCGGAGCACACCGCCAGGGACGACCTGGCTCAGCGCAGGCAGCGTGGGCAAGCGATCGCGTACGGGCGCCGTGCCCTCCATCGCGCGGACCCGCGCGGCGAGCTGGTCGAGAACTGCTGCACCCGTCACTCCTCCATGTTCGAACACATGTTCGAAGGAGTCAAACGGGCGTCCACCTCGGGAGCTAGCCTCTCCCGTGCGAGGTACGGCTCTGGCGCGACAGCGAGTCGACCATCACCGCGAGCACGAGCACCGCACCGGTGACCATGAACCGCAGCGACGAGCTCAGGTTGAGCAGGATCAGGCCGCTCGAGATCGACTGGATCACAAGGATGCCCAGCAGGGCCGAGAACGCCGACCCACGCCCGCCGAACAGGCTCGTGCCGCCGATCACCGCGGCGGCGATCGCATTGAGGTTGACGTCGCCGGTGCCGCTGCTCTGCGAGGCGGCGGCGATCCGGCCCGCCGCCAGCAGGCCGCCGACTGCGGCCAGCGTCGAGCAGATCACGAACACCGACGTGTAGATCCGGCGCACGTTGATGCCAGCACGCCGGGCCGCCTCGACGCTGCCGCCGACGGCGAAGACGTGCCGGCCCCAGCTGGTGCGAGTGAGGGCGTAGTGCATCACCAGGACCAGCGAGACAAAGAACACGAACATCCAGCCGACGCCGCGCGACTGGTTGAGATACCAGACGGCGAAGAGCAGAGCGACCAGCAGAACACCGGCCTGGACCGCCATCACCTGGACCGACTTCGCGACCAGCCCGCGCCGGTGCCGCTCGCGGGCCAGCAGCCACTGGGAGACGAGGAATCCGCCGCACGCCACGACGACGAGCACGTACGACAGCCAGGCCGGCACGAACGACAGCTGACCGAACTGCACCAGCCACGAGTCGTACGGGAGGTTGATCGTGCCCGACGGACCGAGCACGAACAGCTGGAGTCCGAGGAACCCGAGCAGGCCGCCGAGCGTGATGACGAACGACGGGACGCCGAACCGGTTGAAGACCTGGCCATAGACCCAGCCGATTGCGACACCGACCGCCACCGCACCGACCACGGCGAAGACGAGAGGCCAGCCCTCCTTCACGAACAGGGTCGCAAAGACGGCCGCCGCCAGTCCGCTCACCGAACCGACCGAAAGGTCGATCTGACCGACCAGCAGCACGCAGACGATGCCGAGCGAGATGACCCCGACCGCCGCGGACTGCAGAAGCAGGTTCACCAGGTTGGCCGAGGACAGGAAGTTGGAGTTCAGCGACTGGAAGATCACCGCAATGATGAGCAGCCCGGCGAGCACCGGGAAGGCTCCGAGGTCACCGCTGCGGATGCGGCCCCACGTGCCGGTGAGGAGTCCGCGCAGATCCTGCTGCTCGCGGACGGCTTCATCCTCGAGCTCGCGTGCGATGGTTGTCGCGCTAGGTTCGTTCACGCTGCTCACTCCTGCACGTCGTGGTTCGAAGGGGTCGAGGTCGACGCGGCGGCGATCCGGCGAGAGGCCGCGTTGTCGGTGGCGCCGGTGATCGCAGCGACGATGTCCTCCTGGGACACGTCGGCGACGGCGAACGTGCCGTTGTTGCGACCGAGCCGCAGCACCGAGACCCGGTCTGCCACGGCACGCACGTCGGCCATGTTGTGGCTGATCATGATGACCGCCAGGCCGTTCTCGCGGAGTCGCTCGACGAGGTTGAGGACCTCCGCGGTCTGCTCGACGCCGAGCGCGGCGGTCGGCTCGTCGAGGATGATCAGCTTGGGGTCGCGCAGCAGGGACCGCGCGATCGCGACGGTCTGGCGCTGACCGCCCGACAAGGATGCGATCGGGATGCGGACCGACGGGATCTTCGCCGACAGCTGCCGCAGCAGCTCCCAGGACCGGACCTCCATCTCGACCTCGTTGAGACGGGGGCCGCGGATCTCGCTGCCGAGGAAGAGGTTGCTGACGACGTCGAGGTTGTCGCAGAGGGCGAGGTCCTGGAAGACCGTCGCGATCCCGAGGTTGAGGGCGGCGTCCGGGCCGGGGATGGACACCTCGTCACCGAGGAACTCGATCGTCCCGGAGTCGGGAGCGTGCACGCCGGCGAGCGTCTTGACGAGTGTCGACTTGCCGGCACCGTTGTCGCCGACGAGCGCGAGCACCTCACCGGCCGACACCTCGAGGTCGACGTCGGTGAGAGCCGCCACCGCACCGAAGCTCTTGGACACACCCCGGAGCTGGATCACCGGTCGTGAAGACATCTGAGGTCCCTTCCTCTTCTCGTCCTGCGGGTTCATCTCAACCGCCACGGCTCGGCCTCCACGAGAGCGTGGAGGCCGAGCCATGAGGGTGCTACTTGATCGTCAGCTTCGCGCACGCCGCCGCGTACTCGGCCGTGCAGATCTGCTCCGCGGTGTAGATGCCGCCGTCGAAGATGACCTCCTTGACGTTCTCCTGCGTCACGACCGTCGGCTCGAACAGCTGCGACGGTGTGTCGAAGAGATCGGTCGTCGCCTTGGGCTCCTCGCCCTTCATCAGCGCGACGGCCACCTCGGCCGCGGCGTCGGCCACGGTCTTGATCGGCTTGGAGATCGTGTTGAACTGGTCGCCGGCGATGACGCGCTGGATCGCGGCCACCTCGGCGTCGTTGCCGGTCACCGGAGGCAGCGGCGTGAGGCCGGCCGCCTTGAGCGCGGCGATGCTGCCGCTGGCGGTGCCGTCGTTGGCGGCGACGACGCCGGCGATCTGGTCGCGGTACTTCGTGATCTGGCCGCTCACCCAGTCCTGAGCCTTCTGGGGATCCCAGTCAGGGGTGTCGAAGGACGCGAGCACCTTGGTGTCGCCGACGCCTTCCTCGGCGCCCTGCTTGATGAGCCCCGCCGCGCGGTCGGTCGGCGATCCGTTGACCATCAGGACACCACCGGTCGCGCCGGTGCTCTTGAGGTGCTCGACCAGCGACTCGGCGATCGAGCGGCCGATGGCCTCGTTGTCGAACGAGACATAGAAGTCGGCCGGCACGTCGGTGACCGGGCGGTCGTACGTGACGATCGGGATCTCGGCGCCCTGCGCCTGCGTCACCATCGACGCCGCGGCCTTGGAGTCGACGGGGTCGAGCACGATGACCTTCACGCCCTGGGCGATCATCGACTCGACCTGCTGCTGCTGCTTCGCGGGGTCGGAGTCCGCGTTCTGGTAGAGGACCTCGCAGTCGGCGCAGAGCTCGGCGACCTTCTCCTTGAACAGCGGCGAGTCCTGCTCCTCGTAGCGGGTCGACGCGCGGTCCGGCATGAGGAAGGCGATCTGGCCGCCCGCGTCGCCGCCGCCGGAGCCGCCGTCGTCGTCGGACCCGCAGGCCGTGAGGCCCAGGGCCGCGAGAACCGCGGCGCCGCTCAGTGCGGCGATCCGCACGGGAAAGTTCTTCATGGAAGCTCCTTCGAGTCGCCGACCTGATCGGCCTCGTCCGTGGATGATGGAGAGGGCTGTGATGGCTCTCACATCAGTGGCCGGGATCGTAACATCACGTACGTTATACCTGTCAATAATCGTGATAAGTCACGACCCCGGCGTCGAACGAGGAGAAGCGATGACCGAGCAGAAGACGTCCCGCCCGTCACGGACGCAGCGGCAGCGTCAGATCATCGACACCGTCCTGACGTCGGGGTTCGCGAGCATCAGCCAGCTCGTGGAGATGACAGGCGTGAGCATCATGACGGTCCATCGCGATGTGGACGACCTGGCGTCCCGGGGCCTGGTCAGGAAGCTCCACGGAGGCGTCTCAGCGCTGCCGACGAGCGTCTTCGAGTCGAGCTCGGACTTCCGCCTGCAGCGCAACGCCGAGGCCAAGGCGGCGCTGGCCCGGACGGCCATGGAGTTCGTCGAGCCAGGGATGTCGGTCCTCCTCGACGACTCCACCACCGTGCTCGCCCTCGCAGGCCTGCTCCCCCAGTCCGCGCCGCTGACCGTCCTGACGAACTACCGCCTGGCCATAGAGACGCTGCGCGAGGAGCCGGACGTCCAGCTCATCGCGATCGGCGGCCAGTACTCCCGCACGCACGACTCCTTCATCGGCCCTCCGAGCGACACGGGCCTGGACGCGTACGCCGTCGACATCGTGTTCCAGTCGACGTCGACGGTCGACGAGACCACCGCATACCACCAGGAGCAGGACGTCGTGGTGATGAAGCGGGTGATGCTGCGGGCGGGAGCCCGCAAGGTGCTCATGATCGACGGCACGAAGACGGGGCGTACGAGCCTCCACCGGTTCGTGGCGCTCTCGGAGTTCACCGACGTCATCGTCACCGACGACGCCTCGCCGGCCGTCCTGCAGGCCATGCGTGACCAGACCCGCGTGCACATCGCCGCGATTGGCTGACGGCCGCCCCGCCGGGGCTACGACAACGTCACTATCAGTTTGAGATCTTTAACAGCCAACATGTTATGGTGCGCGACGTACGTCACAAGAGCTCCGGGGTGCCGGAGAAGGAGAAGCCGATGACACGCATCCTCGCTGCCGGAGACCACTTCGTCCTCCCCGAGATGTTCGCGGAGGCGATCGCAGCCCGGGTCGACGGTGACGTGGAGGTCACGCCCCTCGCGCTCCCGTGGCCGATCGAGCCCTTCGGGCCTGTCGACGGTGTGATCGAGGCCAGCGGCACGGCGGCGGACGTGATCGCCGCACTCGGCGACGCCGAGATCGCGGTGACGCAGATGGGGCCCTTCACGGCGGAGGTCTTCCGCGCGTGCCCCGACCTCCGGTTCGTCGGCGTGTGCCGCGGAGGCCCGGTGAACGTCGACCTCGCGGCGGCGACCGAGGCAGGCGTTGTCGTCTCCTTCGCACCCGGACGCAACGCGCCCGCCGCGGCGGAGTTCGCCGTCGGGATGATCCTCGCCGCGATGCGGCGTCTCACCAGTGCCGACGCCGAGCTCCACGACGGCATCTGGCGCGGCGACTACTACACCTACGACAACGCTGGCACCGAGCTCGGCGACTCGACGGTCGGGCTGGTCGGCTTCGGCGCGATCAGCCGCATCGTCGCCCGGATCCTCCGCGCGTTCGGCGCCGACGTCCTCGCGTACGACCCCTATGTGGACGCCGCCGACAGCGAAGGCGTCGAGCTGGTCGCGCTCGACGACCTGATGCGCCGGTCCGATGTCGTCAGCCTCCACGCCCGTCTCACCGAGGAGACGCGTCACCTGATCGACCGCCGGCGCCTCGAGCTGCTCCCCCACGGCGCGGTGCTCGTCAACACCGCCCGCGGCGGACTGCTCGACTACGCGCCGCTGCCCGAGATGCTCGAGTCCGGGCGCCTCGGCGCGCTGGCGCTCGACGTGTACGACATCGAGCCCCCGCCGGCCGACTGGCCGCTGCTCAGCAGCCCACGCGTCGTGCTGTCGCCGCACCTGGCCGGGGCGACCCGTCAGACCGCGTTGCGCGCGGCTGCGATCACGGCCGACGAGACCGCCCGCTTCCTTCGTGGTGAGCCGTGCCTGCACGTCGCCAACCCCGAGGTGCTCGAGCGGCTGGAGAGCGGGCGCTCGTGATCGTCGGGGTCGACGTCGGGACCACCGTCACCAAGGCCGCGCTGATCGGCCCGGACGGGCGCGCCGTACGCTCGGCCGCTGCCCCCTCCCACCTCGTACGCCGCGGTGTCGAGGTGGAGCAGGATCTCGAAGACGTCCTGCGGACGGTCGCCGCGGTCGTTCGCGAGGTCTGCACCGGCCTCGACGTCGCCGTGGAGGCGATCGCCCTCACCGGACAGGGGGACGGGCTGTGGCTGCGCGACGCGGACGGCCACGCCGTACGCCCGCCGATCTCGTGGCAGGACGGGCGCGCGTCGTCGATGGTCGAGCAGTGGCGTGCCGACGGCGACCCGAGCGGCGTCATGGCGCAGGTGTTCGCGCTCACCGGCTCCGGGCTCTTCCCCGGATCGCACGCGGCACTGCTGGCGTACCTCGACACCCACGAGCCCGAGTCGCTGCGGCGGGCCGCGGTCGCGGGCTACTGCATCGACGCCGTCCTCCAACGCCTCACCGGGACGATCTCGGTCGACGCCTCCGACGCCTCGCTGCCCTTCCTCGACGTCCGCAGCCGGACCTACGTGGATGACGCGCTCGTGCTGTGCGGCGTCGGGCAGTGGCGCCACCTCCTCGCCGAGCCCGCTCCCCCACAGACCGTGTTCGCGCTCGATGGCCACGGCGCTGCCCTCCTCGGCCTCCCCGTCGGCACCCCGGTCACCGCCGGCCCGTACGACCTCCAGGCCTGCGGCTTCGGCTCGGGCACCGTTGCCGAGCACGACGCGACAATGGTCGTCGGCACCACGCTCGCGTGCCAGGTGTTGACGACCGACGCGAAAGTACGGCCGGGGGACGACCCCGCCGGCATGTGGCTCTGCACGCCTGACCCGGCGAC
This genomic window contains:
- a CDS encoding sugar ABC transporter permease → MNEPSATTIARELEDEAVREQQDLRGLLTGTWGRIRSGDLGAFPVLAGLLIIAVIFQSLNSNFLSSANLVNLLLQSAAVGVISLGIVCVLLVGQIDLSVGSVSGLAAAVFATLFVKEGWPLVFAVVGAVAVGVAIGWVYGQVFNRFGVPSFVITLGGLLGFLGLQLFVLGPSGTINLPYDSWLVQFGQLSFVPAWLSYVLVVVACGGFLVSQWLLARERHRRGLVAKSVQVMAVQAGVLLVALLFAVWYLNQSRGVGWMFVFFVSLVLVMHYALTRTSWGRHVFAVGGSVEAARRAGINVRRIYTSVFVICSTLAAVGGLLAAGRIAAASQSSGTGDVNLNAIAAAVIGGTSLFGGRGSAFSALLGILVIQSISSGLILLNLSSSLRFMVTGAVLVLAVMVDSLSRQSRTSHGRG
- a CDS encoding ATP-binding cassette domain-containing protein; the encoded protein is MSSRPVIQLRGVSKSFGAVAALTDVDLEVSAGEVLALVGDNGAGKSTLVKTLAGVHAPDSGTIEFLGDEVSIPGPDAALNLGIATVFQDLALCDNLDVVSNLFLGSEIRGPRLNEVEMEVRSWELLRQLSAKIPSVRIPIASLSGGQRQTVAIARSLLRDPKLIILDEPTAALGVEQTAEVLNLVERLRENGLAVIMISHNMADVRAVADRVSVLRLGRNNGTFAVADVSQEDIVAAITGATDNAASRRIAAASTSTPSNHDVQE
- a CDS encoding substrate-binding domain-containing protein, translating into MKNFPVRIAALSGAAVLAALGLTACGSDDDGGSGGGDAGGQIAFLMPDRASTRYEEQDSPLFKEKVAELCADCEVLYQNADSDPAKQQQQVESMIAQGVKVIVLDPVDSKAAASMVTQAQGAEIPIVTYDRPVTDVPADFYVSFDNEAIGRSIAESLVEHLKSTGATGGVLMVNGSPTDRAAGLIKQGAEEGVGDTKVLASFDTPDWDPQKAQDWVSGQITKYRDQIAGVVAANDGTASGSIAALKAAGLTPLPPVTGNDAEVAAIQRVIAGDQFNTISKPIKTVADAAAEVAVALMKGEEPKATTDLFDTPSQLFEPTVVTQENVKEVIFDGGIYTAEQICTAEYAAACAKLTIK
- a CDS encoding DeoR/GlpR family DNA-binding transcription regulator; the protein is MTEQKTSRPSRTQRQRQIIDTVLTSGFASISQLVEMTGVSIMTVHRDVDDLASRGLVRKLHGGVSALPTSVFESSSDFRLQRNAEAKAALARTAMEFVEPGMSVLLDDSTTVLALAGLLPQSAPLTVLTNYRLAIETLREEPDVQLIAIGGQYSRTHDSFIGPPSDTGLDAYAVDIVFQSTSTVDETTAYHQEQDVVVMKRVMLRAGARKVLMIDGTKTGRTSLHRFVALSEFTDVIVTDDASPAVLQAMRDQTRVHIAAIG
- a CDS encoding 2-hydroxyacid dehydrogenase, yielding MTRILAAGDHFVLPEMFAEAIAARVDGDVEVTPLALPWPIEPFGPVDGVIEASGTAADVIAALGDAEIAVTQMGPFTAEVFRACPDLRFVGVCRGGPVNVDLAAATEAGVVVSFAPGRNAPAAAEFAVGMILAAMRRLTSADAELHDGIWRGDYYTYDNAGTELGDSTVGLVGFGAISRIVARILRAFGADVLAYDPYVDAADSEGVELVALDDLMRRSDVVSLHARLTEETRHLIDRRRLELLPHGAVLVNTARGGLLDYAPLPEMLESGRLGALALDVYDIEPPPADWPLLSSPRVVLSPHLAGATRQTALRAAAITADETARFLRGEPCLHVANPEVLERLESGRS
- a CDS encoding FGGY-family carbohydrate kinase, with protein sequence MIVGVDVGTTVTKAALIGPDGRAVRSAAAPSHLVRRGVEVEQDLEDVLRTVAAVVREVCTGLDVAVEAIALTGQGDGLWLRDADGHAVRPPISWQDGRASSMVEQWRADGDPSGVMAQVFALTGSGLFPGSHAALLAYLDTHEPESLRRAAVAGYCIDAVLQRLTGTISVDASDASLPFLDVRSRTYVDDALVLCGVGQWRHLLAEPAPPQTVFALDGHGAALLGLPVGTPVTAGPYDLQACGFGSGTVAEHDATMVVGTTLACQVLTTDAKVRPGDDPAGMWLCTPDPATYLHVMPSMVGTAGVDWALRTLGLEVTALDGLLDGSSPGAGGVRALPYLSGAGERAPFVDPRARGRLDGMTLSTTPADLVRAVCESVAYAARHCFDRLGLSGEVAACGGGTRSQAWLQIFADVLGTDVHVPREPLVGARGAALVAWEALGVEVDIEAWRADRDVVRPSAAAEQYDAGYRRYLDDLTAARGSWGTGATA